Proteins from a single region of Abyssalbus ytuae:
- a CDS encoding glycoside hydrolase family 3 C-terminal domain-containing protein produces the protein MRFTIKLFFPLFLLLFLISCNKGKTEHKKEIKPVETQNPLFDSLPFYDAALSSEERIRDLISRLTLEEKAQQMMHNTPAIERLGIPPYSWWNEALHGVGRSGIATVFPQAIGIGATFDEDLAFKVSSAISDEARAMHNAAAEKRYYKQYGGLTFWTPNINIFRDPRWGRGQETYGEDPYLTSKIGVAFVKGLQGDNPKYLKTAACAKHFAVHSGPEKLRHQFNAVASAKDMWETYLPAFEALVEADVEAVMCAYNSTNGEPCCANNYLITDVLRNKWNFEGHILSDCWALEDFFEQEKGHAVVKTQAEAAALALKSGVSLNCGSTYYPGLVKAVEENLVTEKEIDEQLAILLKTRFKLGLFDKKEDNPYNNISIEVVNSEKHRALAREVAQKGIVLLKNNGVLPLKNDLSKYFITGPNAANTDILLGNYYGVNPKMVTILEGIAGAIDPASQLQYRMGAMLDRDPVNPMDYATGNARNSDVTIAVLGISSLLEGEEGESLASATAGDRLDYNLPQNQIKYLQKLRNSAGDRPIVAIITGGSPMNLAEVHELADAVLLAWYPGEEGGNAVADVLFGKISPSGRLPITFPKSLDQLPDYEDYSMKGRTYKYMKAAPLYPFGYGLSYTSFRYDTPVLSSMQIKKGDTVTVAVKVTNSGKIKSDEVVQMYLSDTQASVEVPLSQLYGIKRITLEPGASKEVSFTILPQMMKLVNNEGEKVLEAGEFKVFVGGTSPGQRSVDLGLSKPVEATFNIQ, from the coding sequence ATGAGATTTACCATTAAACTATTTTTCCCACTGTTTTTATTGCTTTTTCTTATATCATGCAATAAGGGGAAAACGGAGCACAAGAAAGAAATAAAACCTGTTGAAACTCAAAACCCTTTATTTGATAGTCTGCCTTTTTATGATGCTGCTTTGTCATCTGAAGAACGTATCCGGGATTTAATTAGCAGATTGACTTTAGAAGAAAAAGCACAGCAAATGATGCATAATACCCCGGCTATAGAGAGATTGGGAATTCCCCCGTATAGCTGGTGGAATGAAGCCCTTCATGGAGTAGGCAGGTCCGGCATTGCAACCGTTTTCCCTCAGGCTATTGGAATAGGAGCAACTTTTGATGAAGATTTAGCTTTCAAAGTGTCTTCGGCTATTTCAGATGAGGCCAGGGCAATGCATAATGCAGCCGCAGAAAAAAGGTACTATAAACAATATGGAGGACTAACGTTTTGGACACCTAATATTAATATATTCAGGGACCCAAGATGGGGCAGAGGGCAGGAAACTTATGGAGAAGATCCTTATTTAACCTCAAAAATAGGGGTAGCTTTTGTGAAAGGTTTGCAGGGCGATAATCCTAAATATTTAAAAACAGCAGCCTGTGCAAAACATTTTGCAGTTCATAGCGGACCTGAAAAACTAAGGCATCAATTTAATGCTGTTGCTTCTGCAAAAGATATGTGGGAAACATATTTGCCTGCATTTGAGGCTTTGGTTGAAGCTGATGTGGAAGCTGTAATGTGTGCATATAACAGTACAAATGGCGAACCTTGTTGTGCTAATAATTATTTAATTACGGATGTTCTTAGAAACAAATGGAACTTTGAAGGCCATATACTGAGTGATTGTTGGGCCCTGGAAGATTTTTTTGAACAGGAAAAAGGGCATGCGGTAGTTAAAACACAGGCAGAAGCTGCTGCATTAGCTTTAAAAAGCGGGGTAAGTTTAAACTGCGGAAGCACTTATTATCCCGGTCTGGTTAAAGCTGTAGAAGAAAATCTTGTAACAGAAAAAGAAATTGATGAGCAACTGGCAATTTTACTTAAAACACGATTTAAATTAGGCCTCTTTGATAAAAAAGAGGACAATCCGTATAATAATATTTCTATTGAAGTAGTAAACAGTGAAAAACACAGGGCACTGGCCAGGGAAGTAGCCCAAAAAGGAATAGTATTATTAAAAAACAATGGAGTACTTCCTTTAAAAAATGATCTTTCCAAATACTTTATAACAGGCCCCAATGCTGCAAATACTGATATTCTTTTGGGTAATTACTACGGAGTAAACCCCAAAATGGTAACAATTCTCGAAGGTATTGCAGGAGCCATTGATCCGGCTAGCCAGTTACAGTACAGAATGGGAGCCATGTTAGACAGAGACCCGGTTAACCCGATGGATTATGCTACTGGAAATGCCAGAAATAGCGATGTTACCATTGCGGTTTTAGGCATCTCAAGTTTATTAGAAGGAGAAGAAGGAGAATCCTTAGCATCTGCTACAGCAGGTGACAGATTAGACTATAATCTGCCCCAAAATCAAATTAAATACTTACAAAAACTCAGGAATTCTGCCGGTGACAGGCCCATTGTAGCAATTATAACGGGAGGAAGCCCTATGAATTTAGCTGAGGTCCATGAATTAGCTGACGCTGTTTTATTAGCCTGGTATCCGGGTGAAGAAGGCGGTAATGCCGTAGCAGATGTTCTTTTTGGTAAAATTTCTCCGTCAGGCCGTTTACCCATCACTTTTCCAAAATCATTGGATCAGTTGCCTGATTATGAAGATTATTCAATGAAAGGACGTACCTACAAGTACATGAAAGCTGCTCCGTTATATCCTTTTGGGTATGGCCTGAGCTATACATCATTCCGGTATGATACCCCTGTATTATCTTCAATGCAAATAAAAAAAGGAGATACTGTTACAGTAGCGGTTAAAGTAACAAATAGCGGCAAAATAAAATCTGATGAAGTGGTCCAGATGTATTTGTCAGATACCCAAGCATCAGTAGAGGTGCCTCTTTCTCAATTATACGGAATTAAACGTATTACATTAGAACCCGGAGCTTCTAAAGAAGTCTCCTTTACTATCTTACCCCAAATGATGAAACTGGTTAACAATGAGGGTGAAAAGGTTTTGGAAGCAGGAGAGTTTAAAGTTTTTGTGGGGGGCACCAGCCCTGGCCAACGTTCTGTAGATTTAGGTCTGTCAAAACCTGTGGAAGCTACTTTTAATATACAATAA
- a CDS encoding alpha-glucuronidase family glycosyl hydrolase → MAFILQKARLFLSFFIVVTFSQTYANNGYDLWLQYKKTENNNLLSHYKSTVKSIVVFGTSKTIEISARELKKGLSGMLGQTIPKTSNIESDNVIVISSLSNLEKNFLPLIENDFVNLPDEGFLIKSVKYRNKNLTLIISKNDIGVLYGSFAFLRLLQTNQRIDNLNIKDAPRLKHRLLNHWDNPDRTVERGYAGFSIWNWHKLPEYIDQRYIDYARANASVGINGTVLTNVNANALILTPEYLEKVEALANVFRPYGIKVYLTARFSAPIQIGKLETADPLDEKVQQWWKNKAKEIYERIPDFGGFLVKANSEGQPGPQNYRRNHVDGANMLADAVAPYGGIVMWRAFVYSEHDPTDRAKQAYSEFVPYDGQFRNNVMVQVKNGAIDFQPREPFHPMFGAMPHTPLTMEFQITQEYLGFSTHLVYLPKLYEEVLQADTYAQGKGSTVAKVIDGSLHNNSLTGMAGVSNIGNDINWTGHHFAQANWYGYGRLAWNPYLSAEKIAEEWIRCTFSNSEEFVDTIKRMMIKSRETVVNYMTPYGLHHIMGTGHHYGPAPWVSNLPRPEWNPVYYHKADGYGIGFNRTKSGSNATSQYFPEVEKMYDKAKTTPEKDLLWFHHLPWDYKLKNELTLWEGIAMKYQQGVNEVYEMLTTWEKMKKYIDNERYNDVKMSLEIQLKEAKWWRDACLLYFQQFSEMPLPDGVHAPNKNLDYYQSLKFPYAPGRG, encoded by the coding sequence ATGGCATTTATCTTACAAAAAGCCAGGCTTTTTTTATCTTTCTTCATTGTTGTAACTTTCTCACAAACCTATGCTAACAACGGTTATGATTTATGGTTGCAATACAAGAAAACAGAAAATAACAATTTGTTATCTCATTATAAATCTACAGTTAAAAGTATTGTAGTATTCGGAACTTCTAAAACCATAGAAATCTCGGCCCGGGAACTTAAAAAAGGTTTATCCGGCATGCTAGGTCAGACCATCCCGAAAACCAGTAATATTGAAAGTGATAATGTAATTGTTATTTCTTCTTTGTCAAATTTAGAGAAAAATTTTTTGCCCCTTATTGAAAACGATTTCGTAAATCTTCCTGATGAAGGATTCCTGATAAAATCAGTTAAATACAGGAATAAAAATTTAACATTAATCATTTCAAAAAATGACATTGGAGTACTCTATGGAAGTTTTGCCTTTCTCAGGTTATTGCAAACCAATCAACGTATAGATAATTTAAATATTAAAGATGCACCCAGACTTAAACACAGACTATTAAATCATTGGGATAATCCGGACAGAACAGTAGAAAGAGGGTATGCAGGTTTTTCTATCTGGAACTGGCACAAATTACCCGAATATATTGACCAAAGATATATTGATTATGCACGGGCAAATGCCTCGGTGGGAATTAACGGTACAGTGTTAACCAATGTCAACGCAAATGCCTTGATATTAACTCCTGAATATCTGGAGAAAGTAGAAGCTTTGGCAAATGTATTTCGCCCTTATGGCATAAAAGTCTATTTAACCGCACGTTTTTCTGCTCCAATACAGATAGGAAAGCTGGAAACTGCCGATCCTTTAGATGAAAAAGTACAACAATGGTGGAAAAACAAGGCAAAGGAAATATATGAAAGAATTCCCGATTTCGGAGGTTTTCTGGTAAAAGCGAATTCCGAAGGTCAACCCGGACCACAAAATTACAGGCGAAATCATGTTGACGGAGCAAATATGCTTGCCGATGCAGTAGCTCCTTACGGGGGAATTGTAATGTGGCGGGCTTTTGTATATTCCGAACATGATCCTACTGACAGGGCAAAACAGGCCTACAGTGAATTTGTTCCTTACGATGGGCAATTCAGGAATAATGTAATGGTTCAGGTAAAAAACGGGGCTATTGATTTTCAACCACGGGAACCATTTCATCCAATGTTCGGCGCCATGCCCCATACTCCGCTTACGATGGAATTCCAAATAACTCAGGAATATTTAGGCTTTAGCACTCATTTAGTGTATCTGCCAAAATTGTATGAAGAAGTTTTACAGGCAGACACCTATGCTCAGGGAAAAGGGTCAACCGTGGCTAAAGTAATTGACGGGTCTTTACATAATAATTCATTAACAGGGATGGCCGGAGTTTCTAATATAGGCAATGATATTAATTGGACAGGCCATCATTTTGCACAGGCCAATTGGTATGGTTATGGACGGTTGGCATGGAATCCTTACTTATCTGCCGAAAAAATTGCCGAGGAATGGATTCGTTGCACCTTTAGCAATTCTGAAGAATTTGTAGATACCATAAAAAGAATGATGATAAAATCACGTGAAACTGTTGTTAATTATATGACACCATACGGGTTGCACCATATAATGGGAACCGGACACCATTACGGTCCTGCTCCATGGGTAAGCAATTTGCCAAGACCCGAATGGAATCCTGTTTATTACCACAAGGCCGATGGTTACGGCATAGGATTTAACAGGACAAAAAGTGGCAGTAACGCAACCTCACAATATTTTCCTGAAGTTGAAAAAATGTATGATAAGGCAAAAACCACTCCTGAGAAAGATTTACTGTGGTTTCATCATCTGCCCTGGGATTATAAACTGAAAAACGAATTAACCCTGTGGGAAGGCATTGCTATGAAATACCAGCAAGGGGTAAATGAAGTATACGAAATGCTTACTACCTGGGAAAAGATGAAAAAATATATTGACAATGAACGGTATAACGACGTAAAAATGTCATTGGAAATTCAACTAAAAGAAGCTAAATGGTGGCGGGACGCATGTTTACTGTATTTTCAGCAATTCTCTGAAATGCCA
- the uxaC gene encoding glucuronate isomerase, whose product MEKFIHDDFLLETKTAKELYHDYAKKMPLIDYHSHLSPDYIAYNKQFANLTELWIEGDHYKWRAMRMLGIEEKYISGNAPDRDKFEKWAYTVPYTLRNPLFHWSHLELKRYFNIPYLLKPETARKIYDHCNELISTPEFSAGNLIKKMKVKVVCTTDDPVDNLSSHEKCAEGDFEVKVLPTFRPDNILEIDKPEFNKYVEDLAGAASTSITSFETLLEALQSRINYFHLHGCRLSDHGLPYVYSKKFTYKEADSVLKKKLKKETISHDEVLTYKSALLHYLGKMYHEKGWVMQLHLGPVRNVNEALLVKIGANAGADSIGDFQHAEALGEFLNGLNNENSLPKTILYNVNPSDNEVFATMSGNFSSEDIKGKVQFGAAWWFLDQKDGITKQINALSNMALLSCSVGMLTDSRSFMSFPRHEYFRRILCNIFGNDVKKGELPDDIKWAGKIIQDICYYNAREYFNFPSVLQYKSETTIK is encoded by the coding sequence ATGGAGAAATTTATTCATGATGACTTTTTACTGGAAACTAAAACAGCAAAGGAATTATATCATGATTATGCAAAAAAAATGCCTCTGATAGATTATCACAGTCATTTATCACCCGATTATATAGCTTACAACAAACAGTTTGCTAATCTGACCGAATTATGGATAGAAGGGGATCATTATAAATGGCGGGCCATGCGAATGTTAGGCATAGAAGAAAAATATATCAGCGGTAATGCGCCTGACAGAGATAAGTTTGAAAAGTGGGCCTATACCGTGCCTTATACGTTAAGAAATCCACTCTTTCACTGGAGTCATCTCGAACTTAAAAGATATTTCAATATACCTTACCTTTTAAAGCCTGAAACAGCCCGTAAAATTTACGATCACTGTAATGAACTTATCTCAACTCCTGAGTTTTCAGCAGGAAACCTTATAAAAAAAATGAAGGTAAAGGTGGTGTGTACTACTGATGATCCTGTAGATAACCTGTCCAGCCATGAAAAATGTGCTGAAGGGGATTTTGAGGTAAAAGTATTACCTACATTCAGGCCTGATAATATTTTAGAAATAGATAAGCCGGAATTCAATAAGTACGTAGAAGATTTAGCCGGGGCAGCTTCAACTTCCATCACCTCTTTTGAAACACTTCTGGAAGCGCTTCAAAGCAGGATAAATTATTTTCATTTGCATGGATGCAGATTATCCGATCACGGCTTGCCATATGTTTATTCAAAAAAGTTTACTTATAAAGAAGCTGATAGTGTTTTAAAAAAGAAATTGAAAAAAGAAACCATATCTCATGATGAAGTATTAACATACAAATCAGCCTTGCTTCATTACCTCGGAAAGATGTATCATGAAAAAGGATGGGTAATGCAGTTGCATTTGGGACCGGTGCGTAATGTAAATGAAGCATTGTTAGTAAAAATTGGTGCTAATGCCGGGGCTGACAGTATTGGAGATTTTCAACATGCCGAAGCTTTGGGTGAATTTCTTAACGGACTGAATAATGAAAATAGTTTACCTAAAACCATACTCTACAATGTAAACCCTTCTGATAATGAAGTATTCGCCACTATGTCGGGAAATTTCAGTTCAGAAGATATAAAAGGAAAGGTACAGTTTGGAGCAGCGTGGTGGTTTTTAGACCAAAAAGACGGTATCACCAAACAAATTAATGCCTTGTCTAATATGGCATTGCTTAGCTGTTCGGTAGGGATGCTTACTGATAGCAGAAGTTTTATGTCTTTTCCAAGACATGAATATTTCAGAAGAATATTGTGTAATATTTTTGGAAATGATGTAAAAAAAGGAGAACTGCCCGATGACATTAAATGGGCAGGCAAGATAATACAGGACATTTGCTATTATAACGCAAGGGAATATTTTAATTTCCCCTCTGTTCTACAATACAAATCTGAAACAACCATAAAATAA